A region of Flavobacterium album DNA encodes the following proteins:
- a CDS encoding TIGR00730 family Rossman fold protein codes for METKETSGKSEIQFLEGPQSRFQELKFTFTTFWELIRGFRKLHFVGPCITIFGSARFSQGHPYYEFTREAAGEFARLGFTIMTGGGPGLMEAANRGAREAGGRSVGCNIQLPVEQKPNLYVDRWVQVKHFFVRKILLVKYSFAFIVMPGGFGTLDELFEALTLIQTGKIRNFPVIIFNKEYHNTLLEHLSRMKSKGTVSDHDLELLIFTDDIQQAKTFIMEQSIRRYGLKPKSRIRPFRWLFERNLPPKK; via the coding sequence ATGGAAACAAAAGAAACGTCAGGAAAGTCGGAGATCCAGTTCCTGGAAGGCCCCCAGTCGAGGTTTCAGGAACTGAAGTTCACCTTTACAACATTCTGGGAACTCATACGTGGATTCCGTAAGCTGCATTTTGTAGGCCCGTGTATCACCATTTTCGGCTCAGCACGCTTCAGCCAGGGTCATCCTTACTATGAATTTACTCGCGAGGCCGCCGGGGAATTCGCACGGCTGGGCTTTACAATCATGACCGGCGGGGGACCGGGGCTAATGGAGGCTGCCAATCGAGGGGCAAGGGAGGCCGGTGGCCGTTCGGTGGGCTGCAATATACAGCTCCCTGTAGAACAAAAGCCTAATCTATATGTAGACCGGTGGGTGCAGGTGAAGCATTTCTTTGTCCGCAAGATCCTCCTTGTGAAATATTCCTTTGCCTTCATCGTGATGCCGGGGGGCTTTGGCACACTTGATGAGCTATTCGAGGCCCTGACGCTGATACAGACCGGCAAGATCCGAAACTTTCCGGTTATCATTTTCAACAAGGAATACCACAATACATTGCTGGAACATCTTTCCCGGATGAAATCCAAAGGAACGGTAAGCGACCATGACCTGGAGCTGCTTATTTTTACTGATGACATACAACAGGCAAAGACATTCATAATGGAGCAAAGCATCAGGCGCTACGGGCTAAAGCCCAAGTCCCGGATACGGCCATTCCGCTGGCTCTTCGAGCGCAACCTTCCACCAAAAAAATAG
- a CDS encoding TPM domain-containing protein encodes MGFLNQNKYKLLIAVTIISIMFFLAKRLHVNDNFYNRMFEDRKNEHYSGIIEKKYIDNEEHNIPQLKLKDTILSMETEFWNKLSVGDSIVKIKGEDYISVFSNKKLKIVLDYSKYFNELSGKKINKPSIFYPNQQGLINDFDSIFTNDQKDELSQMLLDYNIKSKNKIIIASLDSIPTDINFQVYAEDLGRRWKIEQNNQGRTILIVFSKRNRKVALTKTNAVVNLSEDNIKSIVSKEILPDFKRDNYYLGIKKGILGIMNKWN; translated from the coding sequence ATGGGATTTTTAAATCAAAATAAATATAAATTATTAATAGCTGTTACAATAATTAGTATAATGTTTTTTTTAGCGAAAAGACTACATGTAAATGATAATTTCTACAATAGAATGTTTGAAGATAGAAAAAATGAACATTATTCAGGAATTATAGAAAAAAAGTATATTGATAACGAAGAACATAATATTCCACAATTGAAGTTGAAAGATACTATATTATCTATGGAAACTGAATTTTGGAACAAACTTTCAGTTGGAGATTCGATTGTCAAGATTAAGGGAGAAGACTATATTAGTGTATTTTCTAATAAAAAATTAAAAATTGTTCTTGATTATTCAAAATATTTTAATGAACTGTCTGGAAAAAAAATAAATAAGCCGAGTATTTTTTATCCAAATCAACAAGGTTTAATAAATGATTTTGATAGTATCTTCACAAATGACCAAAAAGATGAACTTAGTCAAATGCTGTTAGATTATAATATTAAGAGCAAAAATAAAATTATAATAGCATCTTTAGATTCCATACCCACAGATATTAATTTTCAAGTATATGCCGAAGATCTAGGTAGAAGATGGAAGATTGAACAAAATAATCAAGGAAGGACTATTCTAATTGTGTTCAGCAAAAGAAACCGAAAGGTTGCTTTGACCAAGACAAACGCAGTTGTAAATTTATCGGAGGATAATATAAAAAGTATAGTTTCAAAAGAAATATTGCCTGACTTTAAAAGGGACAATTACTATCTTGGAATTAAAAAAGGTATTCTTGGAATAATGAATAAATGGAACTAA
- a CDS encoding DUF6443 domain-containing protein: MKKLLYILLIFPLTILGQTTSQNYVKTSVYREETQTSDPTKAKTAVTYYDGLGRPIQKVVGKASATEKDIVTHMEYDDFGRLAKTYLPYPAATNDLSFGSGSYNATLQYYSTATGIEHTGNPYSQQFLEPSPLNRMLKQAGPGDAWKGNISDNNDHTVKFAYLFNRDNDNVRKLRAVASWNSVTEIYDITFTNDGMYTANQLYKTISQNENKTGDIYISGSTSLLKLNTVEEFKNRQGQLILKKTFNKMPNGTGEALYTNYIYDQFGNLTYVLPPKIPMMTIPPQSDLDLYCYQYKYDSRNRLAEKKLPGRQWEYIVYDSQDRVVATGPALSPFGSPGTTPEQGWLITRYDSFGRVAYTGWKSEGTTTFTSGMRKTMQDVAVAIAEKTTSAVSIDNIQVYYTDTFASGTKLLTVNYYDNYVFPGAPSAPSGSIEGQSLLTNCKGLPTGSWVRALTTSTETLGQLSYTFYDAKGRPIRSYDASYLGGYTTTDSKLDFDGSLLYNITKHKRIAADNELTVREDFEYSAQDRLISHSHKINSLDTEPLAAFTYNELGQVTQKSVGTTGGSSGIPIQNMKYKYNIRGWLTDINNVDALTSSPGGITTLFAFRIGYNTITDPVGDVVPLYNGNIAETYWRSSSDNVQRKYSYEYDELNRLTDAYYQKPQETIQLNNSYNESVTYDKNSNILTLKRNGGLDDPNTVIAIDDLAYGYIGNQLMRVTDATNSPQGFKEYVTTSYRYSYDVYGNMKVDKNKGITDITYNHLNLPVEIVFSGSNKKINYLYNAAGVKLKKTVTDGNTNVAVVDYLGGFQYKGGALQFFPTSEGYVDNTVTGGTNNFNYVYQYKDHLGNVRMNFAYKQAFGLVIKEESHYYPFGLKHMNYNMDEWEYQNEGGDIVLGPPPVTPTGKLPNNYKYNGKELQDELGLNMYDYGARNYDSALGRWMNVDPKAEVSRGWSPYVYAYDNPMRFIDPDGMMAIDGDDWFKNNFTGEATYIPGATEDTKVEGYTYMCAECEKYEISPIIRPQGPLSEGNVLYQADGSKLPLMDGLTIPTPAPSQSGNGNGGLSFGLSMGGAMGGGIGFELGLVKDFATDNWAAYFSFKSHVGLGGGVGVNASVITPTGKDDFLISDFAGTSMEFSGGINTPLGGGGYSYGGTSPKPGNGILDRISKIGQGPRGYTTGSISPELSGPSAKVSVGALTTKTESYIWDF; this comes from the coding sequence ATGAAGAAACTTCTATACATACTCCTGATTTTTCCGTTGACAATTTTGGGGCAAACAACCTCGCAAAATTATGTCAAAACATCGGTTTACCGGGAAGAAACACAAACAAGCGATCCCACTAAAGCAAAGACTGCTGTAACTTATTATGATGGCCTTGGACGGCCAATACAAAAAGTTGTCGGAAAGGCTTCAGCTACAGAAAAGGATATCGTTACACATATGGAGTATGATGACTTTGGCCGCCTGGCGAAAACTTATCTTCCTTATCCGGCTGCTACGAATGATCTTTCTTTTGGTAGCGGGTCCTATAATGCTACCCTACAATATTACAGCACGGCCACAGGTATAGAGCACACCGGCAATCCGTATAGCCAACAATTTTTAGAACCGTCCCCGCTAAACAGGATGTTAAAACAGGCTGGCCCGGGAGATGCATGGAAAGGTAATATTTCCGATAACAATGACCACACGGTAAAATTTGCCTATTTGTTTAATAGAGATAATGATAATGTACGAAAACTCAGAGCTGTTGCATCATGGAATTCGGTAACCGAAATATATGATATCACCTTTACTAATGATGGTATGTATACAGCAAACCAATTGTATAAAACCATTTCACAGAATGAGAACAAAACAGGCGATATATATATTAGTGGTAGTACCTCACTATTAAAGCTGAATACTGTTGAGGAGTTTAAAAACCGGCAAGGGCAGCTTATACTAAAAAAAACTTTTAATAAAATGCCGAATGGCACAGGCGAAGCTTTATACACGAATTATATATATGATCAGTTTGGCAACCTGACTTATGTATTGCCGCCAAAGATACCTATGATGACGATACCACCTCAAAGCGATCTTGACCTATATTGCTACCAGTATAAATACGACAGCCGCAATCGCCTTGCAGAAAAAAAACTGCCCGGCAGGCAGTGGGAATATATTGTATATGACAGCCAGGACCGAGTTGTAGCTACCGGACCCGCTCTTTCGCCTTTTGGTTCGCCGGGCACTACTCCGGAACAAGGCTGGCTTATAACGCGATATGACTCTTTTGGACGCGTAGCCTATACAGGCTGGAAAAGTGAGGGTACGACCACTTTTACATCTGGTATGCGCAAAACAATGCAGGATGTGGCAGTTGCTATTGCCGAAAAAACAACTTCGGCAGTTTCCATTGATAATATACAAGTTTATTATACCGATACTTTTGCGTCAGGTACCAAACTACTTACAGTAAATTATTATGACAATTATGTCTTCCCTGGTGCGCCGTCAGCGCCATCAGGTTCCATTGAAGGACAGTCATTGCTGACTAATTGCAAAGGTTTGCCTACAGGATCATGGGTTAGGGCACTTACTACTTCAACCGAAACATTAGGCCAGCTATCGTATACATTTTATGATGCTAAAGGCAGGCCGATACGTTCTTATGATGCCAGTTATCTTGGTGGATACACCACGACCGACAGCAAACTCGATTTTGACGGTAGCTTATTATATAATATCACAAAGCACAAACGCATAGCTGCGGATAATGAGCTTACTGTAAGGGAAGATTTTGAATACTCGGCACAGGACAGGCTAATAAGTCATAGCCATAAGATAAACAGCCTTGATACAGAACCCCTTGCAGCATTTACCTATAATGAGCTGGGTCAGGTGACACAAAAAAGTGTTGGTACTACGGGGGGAAGTTCCGGCATCCCGATACAAAATATGAAGTACAAGTACAATATAAGGGGATGGCTTACCGATATAAATAATGTTGATGCACTTACCAGTTCGCCTGGTGGCATTACAACCCTCTTTGCCTTTAGGATAGGCTACAATACAATTACCGACCCCGTAGGGGATGTGGTTCCGTTGTATAACGGCAATATTGCAGAAACATATTGGCGGAGCAGCAGCGATAACGTACAGCGTAAATACAGTTATGAATATGATGAATTGAACCGGTTGACCGATGCCTATTACCAAAAGCCGCAGGAAACCATTCAGCTAAATAACAGCTATAATGAATCGGTTACCTACGATAAGAATAGTAACATTTTAACCCTCAAGCGCAATGGGGGACTAGACGACCCTAATACTGTAATAGCTATAGATGATCTTGCTTATGGATATATAGGCAATCAGCTGATGAGGGTAACCGATGCTACCAATAGCCCACAGGGATTCAAGGAGTATGTTACTACCTCATATCGTTATTCTTATGATGTTTATGGCAATATGAAAGTTGATAAGAATAAAGGCATAACTGACATAACCTATAACCATCTAAACCTGCCGGTAGAAATTGTTTTTAGCGGCAGTAACAAAAAAATAAATTATCTTTATAATGCGGCTGGTGTTAAGCTGAAAAAAACAGTAACTGATGGCAATACAAATGTGGCTGTAGTCGATTATTTGGGAGGTTTTCAGTATAAAGGTGGGGCACTGCAATTCTTCCCGACATCCGAAGGCTATGTGGATAATACGGTTACAGGTGGCACTAACAATTTTAATTATGTGTACCAGTATAAGGACCATTTAGGGAATGTTCGGATGAATTTTGCCTACAAACAGGCTTTTGGCCTTGTAATAAAGGAAGAAAGCCACTATTATCCATTTGGCTTAAAGCACATGAATTACAACATGGACGAGTGGGAATACCAAAACGAAGGTGGCGATATTGTACTGGGTCCACCGCCCGTAACACCAACAGGTAAGTTGCCTAATAACTATAAGTACAACGGCAAAGAGCTGCAAGACGAGCTGGGACTGAATATGTACGACTATGGCGCAAGAAATTATGACTCTGCGTTGGGTAGATGGATGAATGTAGACCCTAAAGCGGAGGTATCAAGAGGATGGTCGCCGTATGTTTATGCTTATGACAATCCGATGAGATTTATAGATCCAGATGGGATGATGGCCATAGATGGTGATGATTGGTTTAAAAATAATTTTACTGGAGAAGCAACATATATACCTGGCGCTACAGAAGACACGAAAGTTGAAGGATATACTTATATGTGTGCAGAATGCGAAAAATATGAAATATCGCCAATTATCCGACCTCAGGGTCCATTATCGGAGGGGAATGTTTTATACCAAGCAGACGGAAGTAAATTACCTCTGATGGACGGTCTTACTATACCTACACCTGCCCCATCACAATCTGGAAATGGCAATGGAGGCCTTTCATTTGGTTTAAGCATGGGTGGGGCTATGGGGGGCGGCATAGGCTTTGAGCTTGGTCTTGTAAAAGATTTTGCAACCGATAATTGGGCAGCATATTTTTCTTTTAAATCACATGTAGGTTTAGGTGGAGGTGTGGGAGTTAATGCAAGTGTTATTACCCCAACTGGTAAAGATGATTTCTTAATTAGTGATTTTGCAGGTACATCAATGGAGTTTTCGGGGGGAATAAATACTCCACTAGGTGGAGGAGGATACAGTTATGGTGGTACTAGTCCAAAACCTGGTAATGGAATTTTAGATAGAATATCAAAAATAGGTCAAGGCCCACGCGGGTACACTACTGGGAGTATATCACCAGAATTGTCGGGTCCTTCTGCAAAAGTGAGTGTGGGCGCATTGACAACTAAAACAGAATCATACATATGGGATTTTTAA